The following are from one region of the Salvia splendens isolate huo1 chromosome 2, SspV2, whole genome shotgun sequence genome:
- the LOC121792083 gene encoding protein SCAR4-like translates to MPMPRYEIRNEYSLADPELYRAADKDDPEALLEGVAMAGLVGLLRQLGDLAEFAAEIFHNLHGDVMATASRGHALAFRVQQLDTEIPGIERAFLSQTDHSSFFYHPGVDWHPNLQLDNNLVTRGDMPRFIMDSYEECREPPRLFLLDKFDIAGAGACLKRYTDPSFFKVETSEITGADIQREKKIRKAKKKGPRLRNRETHEVVPTSHAKLHQLFLEERVENGISTASHCAKLKRRLNGFPFNSKAGKSYMEKILSSPSPDHKVLHDMTVDSPRLKLATDDHRDSASQRFEVLSPYRERGGRKRSTPSSPDREGAVQNHPTHESDEFPVHDEICELPNSHPSIATNGLSSALNKVTGERVVAVDAESNGGRLIGYESEDMASEIDNFVDAPLTMESEMDRDSELRMRRDNTSPIQMESLIMDTFEEPLHSRSSDSQSIGDSTMSDVGNNSSTKEISSFSSHSPSVSAETPQPESSATKGSLCTDICVNEIVGASSYQETSDEVFPVDGNSKPEVSDDTHTNRRSGSKHVSSSSDEFVRKYMLNPPEPEKVSTLDNEEEKTDPSIGPSCVISDGRRTDIDTITCQSSEFKQVTSTLNGPMSTLELSNPEFVGNRNLEPDEMVFVTNDEERMINQDCSQKMIHQDQPFSHRACISRLPSEDDLSRSSGGEEMVDELNGEDDIYHHTDSLVQTSSNFLHEDECNGEDRELAADASWTINTPHIVDEIQDNFEEFPEVPNSSDAVHNGDNIEHKEDNIIAVWDDEDANASTDSRKHFPCIMEASLEKGLEETSLAGAGTLTLENNHSDSSTDDEISLENLKSSHLASSPDSLMEVLDAHDEGIIAEEDTVINETLLTETPEPFEIVGLQGTEIFYHVSPNYSEALEVSHCSSEDLEEPAGTSDTKEMDGFSLLSGSNPQEITEITSSTDINPVNGIHVPFHNSGSDACTSHTTDITSPIPAVSDDASLSKLVEEHDGRFGYSGIHELVNEKNSPSEWEVDHVEKLGPTEASVLGSEAIVCNSVDNFHPGSELSGFVHNSNLDVECDEQCGLDREQELISENGLQNHVLDAPLLPVDNDSEELVQDKVGLPPSHIDLDQHLMCLGEISLELSPLSSMNYLPLLDNDEARGESNSVSAISLANGSAPTSITEPSRLSNNEINVHGYPLGSISSPSNPFLEANKINLSDLPPLPPLPPVQWMMGKLQHGFPSADEEMIRDKESFPQSLSPTASTDDVGSPQTTEPTHDSSCPPTATTDDTISVCAEMKDSLPGLTTNTIVKDESCDNRCSRSDSKTLHETTSHTEKIETKPQLLATPVSESVSASEAAEDGAENGTQKVKFSRPRNPLVDDVSFLDKSKLRKVTERVRPEIQKVEERDSLLEQIRTKSFNLKPAMASRPSIRTRAPDTNLKVVAILEKANAIRQAFAGSDEDDDDSWSE, encoded by the exons ATGCCGATGCCTCGCTATGAAATTCGGAATGAGTACAGTTTGGCCGATCCGGAGCTCTATCGAGCTGCCGATAAGGATGATCCGGAGGCCTTGCTTGAAGGCGTCGCCATGGCCGGCTTGGTCGGACTTCTTCGCCAGCTCGGCGACCTAGCTGA GTTTGCTGCTGAGATATTCCATAATCTACACGGGGATGTGATGGCAACTGCTTCAAGGGGACACGCATTAGCATTTCGAGTTCAACAGCTCGATACAGAGATTCCTGGTATTGAGAGAGCATTTCTCTCCCAGACAGATCATTCTTCCTTCTTTTACCATCCTG GTGTTGATTGGCACCCTAATCTACAACTCGACAATAATCTAGTTACACGAGGAGATATGCCTCGGTTTATAATGGACTCCTATGAAGAATGCAGAGAGCCTCCTCGCCTTTTCCTTTTAGACAA GTTTGACATTGCGGGTGCTGGAGCATGTCTCAAACGTTATACCGATCCTTCTTTTTTCAAAGTAGAAACCTCTGAAATTACTGGTGCTGATATCCaaagggagaagaagatccGCAAAGCAAAG AAGAAAGGGCCACGCTTGAGAAACAGAGAAACCCATGAAGTTGTACCAACATCACATGCCAA ACTCCATCAGCTTTTCCTGGAGGAGCGCGTTGAAAATGGCATTAGCACTGCTTCTCACTGTGCAAAATTAAAGAGGAGACTGAATGGATTTCCATTTAATTCAAAAGCTGGGAAGAGCTACATGGAGAAAATACTAAGTTCTCCATCGCCAGATCATAAAGTGCTTCATGACATGACCGTGGACTCACCACGGCTGAAGTTGGCTACAGATGACCATAGGGATTCTGCTTCTCAAAGATTTGAAGTCCTGAGTCCCTACCGAGAGAGAGGAGGGAGAAAAAGAAGTACTCCTTCATCTCCAGATAGAGAGGGTGCTGTTCAGAATCATCCCACACATGAGTCAGATGAATTTCCGGTACATGATGAAATCTGTGAACTACCAAATTCGCATCCTAGTATTGCAACAAATGGCCTCTCATCTGCTCTTAATAAGGTGACTGGTGAAAGGGTTGTAGCTGTTGATGCAGAAAGCAATGGAGGACGCTTAATTGGTTACGAATCTGAGGATATGGCGAGTGAGATAGATAATTTTGTGGATGCACCTTTAACCATGGAGTCAGAAATGGATAGGGATTCCGAATTGAGAATGAGGAGGGATAACACCTCACCTATACAAATGGAATCACTCATTATGGATACATTTGAAGAACCTCTTCATTCAAGGTCCTCTGATTCTCAGTCTATTGGAGACTCAACGATGTCTGATGTGGGGAACAACTCATCCACAAAAGAAATATCTAGTTTCTCTTCACATTCTCCAAGCGTTTCAGCTGAAACGCCACAACCAGAAAGCTCTGCCACTAAAGGATCTCTGTGCACTGATATCTGTGTAAATGAGATTGTTGGTGCATCCTCTTACCAGGAAACTTCTGATGAAGTATTTCCAGTGGATGGCAACTCAAAACCTGAGGTTTCTGATGATACACACACCAATCGCAGGTCTGGGTCCAAGCATGTCTCTTCTAGCAGTGATGAATTTGTGAGAAAATATATGTTAAATCCACCTGAGCCAGAAAAGGTCTCTACCCTGGATAACGAAGAAGAGAAGACAGACCCAAGCATAGGTCCATCATGTGTGATTTCTGATGGTAGACGCACTGACATCGATACGATCACCTGCCAAAGCTCTGAGTTTAAGCAGGTGACTTCTACTTTGAACGGACCAATGTCTACCTTGGAGCTTTCTAATCCAGAATTTGTGGGCAATCGTAACTTAGAGCCAGATGAGATGGTCTTTGTGACAAATGACGAAGAAAGGATGATAAATCAAGATTGCAGTCAGAAGATGATTCATCAAGATCAACCATTTTCTCACCGTGCCTGCATATCTAGATTGCCGTCAGAAGATGATTTATCAAGATCCTCTGGCGGGGAAGAAATGGTTGATGAACTGAATGGTGAGGATGATATTTATCATCACACTGATAGTTTAGTTCAAACATCCTCCAATTTCCTGCATGAGGATGAATGCAATGGGGAGGATAGGGAGCTGGCAGCTGATGCATCTTGGACAATAAATACACCTCATATTGTGGATGAAATTCAAGATAATTTTGAAGAGTTTCCAGAGGTGCCCAACTCTTCTGATGCAGTACATAATGGAGACAATATTGAGCATAAAGAAGATAATATTATTGCTGTTTGGGATGATGAGGATGCAAATGCTTCTACTGACTCTCGAAAGCATTTCCCATGTATCATGGAGGCATCTCTAGAGAAGGGACTTGAAGAAACATCACTGGCCGGTGCTGGCACTCTAACGCTTGAAAATAATCACTCGGATAGTTCCACTGACGATGAGATTAGCTTGGAAAATCTTAAATCTTCACACCTAGCAAGTTCTCCTGATAGTCTGATGGAAGTTCTTGATGCTCATGATGAAGGCATTATTGCTGAGGAAGATACAGTCATAAATGAAACTCTTCTGACTGAAACTCCTGAACCTTTTGAAATTGTGGGTTTGCAGGGCACAGAAATATTTTATCATGTTTCTCCCAATTATTCAGAAGCCCTAGAAGTATCACATTGCTCATCAGAAGATCTTGAAGAGCCTGCAGGAACATCAGATACCAAAGAAATGGATGGATTCTCACTGTTATCAGGTTCCAATCCTCAAGAAATTACTGAAATTACAAGCTCTACTGATATTAATCCAGTGAATGGGATTCATGTGCCATTTCATAATTCTGGTTCGGATGCTTGTACATCCCACACAACAGATATCACTTCTCCCATTCCTGCAGTTTCTGACGATGCAAGTCTCAGTAAGTTAGTGGAAGAGCATGATGGTCGCTTTGGATATTCTGGCATACATGAACTTGTGAATGAAAAGAACTCTCCCTCTGAATGGGAAGTAGATCATGTGGAGAAATTGGGCCCAACAGAGGCTTCTGTTTTAGGTTCTGAAGCTATCGTCTGCAACTCTGTCGATAATTTTCATCCCGGATCAGAACTTTCAGGTTTTGTTCATAATTCAAATCTTGATGTAGAATGTGATGAACAGTGTGGTCTAGATAGAGAACAAGAACTAATCAGCGAAAATGGGCTTCAAAATCATGTTCTTGATGCTCCATTACTGCCCGTAGATAATGACAGTGAAGAATTAGTTCAAGATAAAGTTGGGTTACCTCCCTCTCACATTGATCTTGATCAACATCTGATGTGTCTGGGCGAAATAAGTCTGGAGTTGTCACCTTTGTCGTCTATGAATTACCTGCCATTACTTGATAATGATGAAGCCAGAGGAGAGAGCAATTCGGTCTCTGCAATTTCTCTTGCAAATGGTTCAGCTCCAACTTCTATAACAGAGCCCTCAAGATTAAGTAACAACGAGATAAATGTCCATGGATATCCATTAGGTTCCATTTCTTCTCCAAGTAATCCTTTTCTGGAAGCTAATAAGATAAATCTTTCTGACCTACCTCCACTGCCACCTCTCCCGCCAGTTCAGTGGATGATGGGAAAGCTTCAGCATGGTTTTCCTTCTGCAGATGAAGAGATGATAAGAGATAAAGAATCATTCCCTCAATCGCTCTCCCCAACAGCATCCACTGATGATGTTGGTTCACCGCAAACAACAGAACCCACTCATGATAGTTCTTGCCCACCCACTGCAACCACCGATGATACTATTTCTGTGTGTGCAGAGATGAAAGACTCGTTGCCAGGGCTTACCACCAATACCATAGTAAAAGATGAGAGTTGTGACAATCGTTGTTCTAGGTCGGACTCCAAAACTTTGCATGAGACAACCAGCCATACCGAAAAAATAGAAACCAAGCCACAGCTGTTAGCTACACCAGTTTCAGAGAGTGTATCTGCATCAGAAGCTGCAGAAGATGGTGCTGAAAACGGGACCCAAAAGGTGAAATTCTCTCGGCCTCGCAATCCTCTTGTGGATGATGTTTCTTTCCTtgacaagagtaaa CTACGAAAAGTCACAGAACGAGTCAGGCCCGAGATACAGAAAGTAGAAGAAAGAGATTCTCTCTTGGAGCAAATAAGGACCAAG TCCTTCAACCTGAAACCTGCAATGGCATCAAGACCCAGTATCCGGACTCGGGCTCCTGACACCAATCTCAAAGTCGTCGCGATTTTGGAAAAAGCGAATGCAATTCGCCAG GCCTTTGCCGGTAGCGATGAGGACGACGATGATAGCTGGAGTGAATGA